tttttcacAGAACTGTACATGAACTATGACAGTGTGTGAAACTCAGACAACCTGGTGATTGTCTGGAACCAGTAACTGTTGGTCTGCAGACTGGAAGACACTGAAGTCTCGAGCTGATAACagtattaacctcctaagacctgaactcttccacggcagcatttttaatttctctttgctatttgggctgttTGGGACCCggttaatgtaaaaacaaagaattacctgattatttttttttacctgatttttatttctgagagaaatgagatccacatatgaggatattcgctttaaatttcgatagaacagaggtagtataatgtcctcgtaagtggacaTCACGCCCTTGTAGAGctaaattttgtattttggtctagacatcccaaaatcacattttgggatgtccacatatgtggacgccaggtcctaggaggttaaggcaTAACTGGGGACAGTTCCCACAGGCCATTACACATCCTGTTGGCCTGAGCTCGTTCCAGACATTTGACAGAACGTACTAGAGCAAGAGAAGGTCACAGTGATATTGATGCCCCCGGGGTGTGTGACATACTCAGAGCTGGGGTGAATAAGACTTGTAGAAGGAAGAACTTTGAATGCTTGAATAAAATGGTACGACGTAAGTGCCTCTCCTGTCAAGTCACAGTTGATTTACTTTGAGCACATGATCTTTCATGGAAACTCTTTTGTAACAGCAGCTGAAATGAtcagtcattattattattattattattggtgtTTTATATTCTTCTGCTTATTCAGAGTGGCGGGGAtgctggagcctgtcccagctcCCTCAGAGCGAGAGGCCGGTTACAGCCTGGACCACAGCATCACACCACAGCCAAGTTTCTGTAGTTTTACAGCAATCTGCACACAGACTGTACTGATGGCCAGGGCCCCGCTACGTGCCTAGCCTTGGATTTCGCCTCCTCATCAGCAGCGAATTGTTAAGTCTTGTTGAACACGTGTGAACTCAGGAGCATGGCTACAGGAACACCGTCAGGGCCAAGCAGCTGCTTGGCCTTCAGCTGCTGATAAATTTGTCCTTTTGCTCCGTGTCATCAGTTAGGGATGATGAAGAGGCAGcgaaagagaaaaacatcccTCAAATCTGaggattgtttttaataaaggCTTTGcccataattttatttttgttcccTTGAGGTTGCCAGACTACAGCCTGGTATGTGGATAAAACACTACGTTTTAAACTTTACATTAGTTTAATATtctataaaatgtaaaatgtggcCACAAATATCCCTCCCTGTTCAAGAACAGGCAGAAAAGTGCTAAAGCTGCAGGTTACTGCAGGTCAATGACAATGACTTGGCTTCACTTCAGccttttattctatttttctttattagtTGACAGAGTTTGTATTAGCACTGCATTCTGTGGTGtaagcagaatcatctgcagctcaacctGATAAAGACAAAGGaaactagaaaaagttgcatttcctgcgaaaatgcagtgtgaatgccTTGTAGTGGaatctgaaaacagcagaagtaAAACCTTGTGCTGAAAGGAGGTGAATAAACTGAAAATTACAGTTGAAGAAGCAGaattttttgctgaaaagaggttacAAAGTTGAATTGTGTGCTTAAAGGAAATGTTGCAATGAGCTAAATTTGAACCCAGGCCTCAAGACGGATACTcttctcactgagctaaactggTTCTCAGGTAattgaaaagaggtggaaaagctgaaaattccACTGAAAACAGGAGAAGCTgaaaatttctgctgaaaagaggtttctgcttaaaacagctaaaaatgtgggatttgtgctgaaaaggagtgaagaagcagaaatttttgttgaaaagagttttaaaaaaagtgtaactgttaactgaaaaaaaatgttgctataagtgggatttgaacccgggcctcgcggtctgagaacggctgctcatctcagtGAGATGGTGGGATGAAGCTCACAGCTCAGCCCGGCAAGCAGAAataagcagtgttgggtaagttactttaaattagtaacttagttacattactagttacttctctaaaaaagtaactcagttacttcaagttactcgttactttcaaagtaactagttactagggaaagtaactttggttttactcagaattctcttgctaatgtgttgcttccgtaactggatacccagcaagattgccagtcttctagcttgcttacttgccacaagtgcactgtgccacctaccaatagaaaggaaaagataatgtgcacatttccacgagagaaatcccacgcctggaccgtcgttgaccgccgccatgattctagcctccTTTTTttatccaacacaaaaactgcagtcgtggtgcttttgattgtactcagaacttggaaattctgccttctgaataggaagatgtaggtaacaccagactgcagatgagctgcatacagagctggactgggacaaaaaaatcgtcccgggcattttgactagagaccggcccaccattataggaaaaatcataaagcctttgaatgaaaacaaacactgttgtgacagtgatgtacactgttctgatggtatatatgtatcaatctatcaattgtttgttgtaagactcagataattatttttttaaaagcgagacattttaaatgagaataataaagaaaagtatttccttgtcccccccctttctctgttaatgccctacctggccccctggcaacactttgctagacccgcccctgcacagttaccagctgtcagctacgtagaaaagtatcctggtgttatttgtctctcagaaacagttcataacttcccttcaactcattcatgtgacctaaaaggtaaacctgtttctccatcacctgttcagctctgatgattcagtaaggacatctcctggtttcatcttcatgtttccctctcaccagataaccaaactgatatcatgaccagcagctttacagctgtggctccagcaaacatcagctgatactagaaattaatattaaataaattctaacaacagctgatcaagcttaaacgtgctgctgttgtttagcacaacatccgctggtttcctctttctggcgcaaagtgggcgataaacaaacaagagagaaaagctgatcagctgatcattgatcagtttcgtgattgaagtagaaacgggagagaatgagagaagaagaggcagctgtgcagctccagctttgtgtctttttcattgtagctgaagtccgggacaaactgtgttccttttcagctcaatacgaaacgcgaaATATTTtcttacgggacggttggcaactctaataattaaccgtatgaacaaaataaagttcaacatcagtaacatagcacccacccagctgtatagaaactccgtcgtgctagctagcacacagtacgaaaatgtcagcataacgaaaataaactccacctaaacttggtttatatctgacccagatagactgcaggtcataacttcttacctgaagttcagttcacctgacactgacctccaccacttgttaatgttattgaatctgtggaagctccgcgatatccaccacacgaagtaacgaataacgagcctatctaaatcccagtaacgagtaacgcgttcctggttttggcataataactagttaccgtgctcgttaccacaataataacgtagttactgtaacgcgttacttaataacgcgttagtcccaacactggaaATAAGTCACCACgttgataatgtgttccattcatttcaatgggcaaaaaaatttcaaaaacaattcaatatctcaaaaagtatagaagttatgagcaccaaaagatatagcagaattttttaaagtttgaatggcaAAAATCGGAcaaaaactgagggagtagttaagggccacaaaacgtacggaagcaactagaataataaagaataaagagaaacacacaaTGACTGTGGACCAGCTGAGGTCCTTTAACATGTGTAGGGTAACgctctgttgtggccagtgcatCCTCGATGCTGTGACATGCTGgagcagcaggttgagggtcgcagatgccagcACACTCCATGCACTGACCCACAAAGCAGGTAATGCTGTGGGTGTGGAGCCGGACTCTCTAAAGGTGCTGTTGAAGAGCTGGATGTTGTCCACCCACTCCGTGACGTGCTGGCCAGTAACAGGAGCACGCTCAGTGTCATGTTTCTCCTTAATGTAAAACAATGGACTAGGTcattttgtacttttacttttattaagGTCTTTGATTTTTTACCTTGATGTTATTGTCATACACGCCTCCCACACATGTACATATAGCCCAGTATGACAGAAGCATGTGTGCTGTTTGATGTGAAGCCAGGGTGACAGCAACTTTAATGAACACAGCATTTTATGTTGGTCAGAAAGTATCCCACAGTGTTTCACTGATGCAGAGACGCACCTCCCTTCAAATGTTGTTTCATTTGAACTAAAAGTCTAACAGTGCCCTGTGATGCTGTCTGCAGACTGTGTAAACACAGCATGTCCTGTCCAGCTCAGCATCAAGCCTCTCCGTTACTTCAACAGGTGTCTCAGCTGGTCCTGCAGGTTTTTCGAGTGCTCCACACTGGAGGACAGAGGAACAGAACCAAGCTTACTGCTGAGAAATGCTCTAAAGCATAAACAGTGCGGTGGTCACACTTACTTCTTCTGAATGGCCTCCTGCCTTagtcacagacagacagagacagagagacttTACAGCAACCAGTTTAAGCAAAAGCCAACAAGTTTCATACATTAAACAGAGGAGTGCTACTTACTGGTACTGTAAATGTGTGGTGATAATGGACATTTTTCTCAGGCTCTGGAAGAGATGAAGAGAGAGAACaagagcacacacacagttttggaACTCAGTGAACACCAAGTGTAAAATTGTTTTTGAGGATTTTCTTTCTCCAATAATGAAGAACGTTTCATGTGATTGTCGAGATTTCCTCTGACCTATCAGAACGGTACTCACATCCTCAGAGTGCAGGATAGCATCCTCCTGAATCACCATGCTTCTTGCTGCTTGACCGAGAAGCTGAAAGAGACATCGCAGCAACACAATCGTTACGATTATTTAATCAGTGCTTCAACTAAATAAACAAACCTTTATCACCATAGTAACATCTGACAACTCTTTATTTTGTCACAGAAAAATCAGGACAGCCGTCTGCAGTTGAAAACCTTAACCACTCATTGACCCTGCGACAGACGGGCAGCACGTCCAGGGTATACAGCCTgttgccctgtgacagctgagCTTTGCTAAAGCCCCCGGCAACCGTGGAAAACTCCACACCCACAGCACATTTAACAGAAAATCCTAAAAACAGGGAAACTCCTTAGGAAAAGGACAGCAGGGTTTTTTCACTAGGGCAAAAGTCTGTTTATTCCACATTACATTGTATTCTGGGATTTCTATCTCAAACTGGGATCAAACTGGGATCAAACTGGGGATCAGGCAAACACTCTAGTATGGAGTGTCAGACGCACTGGGTCAGTGTTAGTGTTGGACCAGAAGAGTCCATGTTTGTTTAATATATTGATATGAAAaatttggttaaaaaaacaaaacaaaattaaagcaGACGTCAGCTGTGCAGACCCACACTAACAATCATGACTTACACATTTTTAACAGAGGCCTGGTTTCCCAAGAAAACTTCACTTTTCTGACTTTCAAAAACAGATCTGTTAGGAAGCTTTGTTGAACTGAACTCTTAACTTCACAACGAAACAAGATTCACACGTCCGTGTGTTCGATGAATATCACAAACCTCATTTGCTACTATTATCATGAAGCTGCTTTAAAACAAACCTGCCCAAGTACCTGGAGGAGTTACTGAGATAACTACACTGTGGCAATTTGCACATACAGACCTGCCACTAGAGTCAGGGGATTTctccccacagtccaaagacatgcgtGTGACGTGTAAACACTACATTCACACGGTGCTTTCACATGAGTCATCTGGTTTATGTTCTTTCATTACAGATGTTTCTAGTAACAGAAGCATCACATTTATGTAAATGTCTCTGCAGCTCAAAACTGCCACAAAGCTGCAAACTACCAGCAACAGAAGACTGTATGTGTTCTGTTCATAAAGAAGACCACGAGTGACCGAGTGAAGCATGCAGCCACAGTCTGTGTAGCCTTCATCACTCACACACGGACTCTATTCATTGTCTTTTCTTCCAAGCATTTACAGCTTGTTCTCCCATATGTTCCTTTCTCTTGTTGTTGTATATGTTTCTCCTTTTTGCtatttatattaatcagatCTTATCCCGGTACAGCTGGTGTACATGTACACCAACCAAATGTCAATAAAGCCCAActgtattctattctattagcCAACTGAGGGAGACAGAGCTGCTGATTCATGTCACAGTGACGTGTTCATCATCCCAGCAACATCCGCTGCTTCCTGCTTTAAATGTTAAACCTCAACTTTCTACATATGTTCCGTTTTTAATCAGCAGGATTTtcagtacaaacacacacatgcgttTAAATGAAGTCAGGACACCACGTGTCGAATTTGCCAGAACAACAACTGTCAGCAGTTCACATCTGAAACATCTGGCGCCATGAGACAACTCCAGCTGTCAGAGCAGCTGTCCACTCGTTTTCTGTTTGATTCATAAACGATGATAAGCTACAGTAACGCATATATTATGGCAGCACTCGTCTTTTGgtggattttattttctttgtcaaATATTGAACATAACAAGCTGAATCCTTCCAGCATACACACTGATCTGTTATACCATAAACGTCCGTTCCTGTAGTGTTTCCGTTTATATGTGCGTTAGCTAACAATGGGCTTTCCATTAGCTAGCGCTCAAAGCAGACGCTAAAATCACTAAACTTGAGTTAAAATCACTCGTGTGGCGATACCTCCTGACTGCGGGATCCTTTTAGCACTTGACGTGTCAACGCGATAACATCCCCGCTGCAGGAGCCCACTTTATCGGATAACAAGCCTTTGACAGACTGGCCGAACCGCGGCTGGGGATCAGCTGAAGCCATGTTTCTATTTTGGCTAGCGATGGTGCGCGGGAAAGGACAAACTACACAGCAACGAGTTCAGTAGATTAGATAGGGCTTCGTTACAGACGCAGTCTGGCTGTGTGCAAAATaaactctgtttctttctcactTGCATGTAATGCAGTAAAATCATTTTGCGACTCCATTCTGTTCATCTAGTTTATTATTGACACGTTTTCAGATGCGTGACGCTGATTAAAGTTGTGCAACATCcagatttaaaatgaaagaCTTTGACACCAGAAAACTGTGGTCACATCATATACTTCCAACTTACTGCAAAGCAAACTAGGAATGCTACAAAGCAACAAATACTCCACCACAAAGTAACTTCGTGCATTCGGCGTTTTCCTCGTGCAAAAATACCACATGCCTTTAATTAGCTAACTGGATCTTCTTTATGATGTACTGCACAGTTACACACGCTTTTGCATGCGTGTACTCGCTCATTAAACTGACGTAATACTCACTCTACTAAGTAACTAAGTCCTTTcacactgtttcctgtgtgtgcctttgtcttgttttctatatatttcctttgtttgctatttatttattttactttttcactcctgcacagttggtgtggagcacctGTAATTTCTTTGTACATGTACAAAGTCAATAAAtgtctattctattctacacTTTTACAGTATATTGTGTAGTTCTAGAAAGACTGAGTGTCATCTTATCTTGTTTGAGTTGTcacagtccaaaagattcaaGGACTTGGCCTTGAAGTTGCTACATAAAAGCAGCACTCCGCAGTGGTTGGGAGACCTTGAACAGATATTTCCTGGGATGTTTCGGCTCTGTTGAACCAAACGCCTCTGTCACTGATATGGCTTGGTtttggtgtctgtgtgtgttcatggcGGTGAGCCTCACTTTGTTAGCACTGCAGTTCAAGTTCAGGATGTCTGCACACGGTTGTAGGGAGCCGCCACACCTCCCTGCACTACCACTGATTGGCAGCCTGCTGAGCCTGCAGAGTGAATTACAACCGCATGTGCTTTTCAAAGAACTGCAGGTAAAATACGGACAAACATACTCGCTGATGATGGGCTCCCACAGTGTGATTGTCATCAACCAGCATGTGCACGCCAAAGAAGTCTTGCTGAAGAAGGGAAAGATGTTTGCAGGAAGACCTAGAACTGTGGGTATAACTCTCTCTTAaatgtcctgttctgtttggttgttttttggaTTGGTTTCCATTCATGTCGTGTTTGTGATGAAGGTAACTACAGATATTCTGACAAGAGATGGGAAGGACATTGCATTTGGAGACTACAGTGCTACGTGGAAGTTCCACAGGAAGATAGTCCATGCAGCCCTGTGCATGTTTGGAGAAGGGTCTGCCTCTATTGAGAAGACCAGTGAGTACAGTTCACTCCTCTAGTATGATACCACTCTGTCATGTGAGACTGCGTATGGCAAGCAGATCAGCAGCAATAAATCACAACAAGCAGACACTCATTTAAACGAACACACGGGGGGACTTTTTGTACTCTTCAAAGCATTTAAGCATAAATTTAAGTTAAAGAGAAATATCTAATCCAATGATCAGTCAGCAGGTGGAAAGTACCTGTTCTTACAAAGTGATTTGTCATGCTACTCTAGTACAATGacaaataataaagagaaacaataatgataaagttttatttctatagAGCCAGCTCACAACAAACGTTTGGCAACAGtaggaaa
The Pelmatolapia mariae isolate MD_Pm_ZW linkage group LG13, Pm_UMD_F_2, whole genome shotgun sequence DNA segment above includes these coding regions:
- the borcs7 gene encoding BLOC-1-related complex subunit 7; amino-acid sequence: MASADPQPRFGQSVKGLLSDKVGSCSGDVIALTRQVLKGSRSQELLGQAARSMVIQEDAILHSEDSLRKMSIITTHLQYQQEAIQKNVEHSKNLQDQLRHLLK